A portion of the Halobacillus ihumii genome contains these proteins:
- a CDS encoding EsaB/YukD family protein: protein MYIQVSINLQNYHKKELELRLSSRSTVKRLIDIVWQVSQLDIPPRDGDWVRVVNKQMVCAGNVTLEESGITSGDKLEIL, encoded by the coding sequence ATGTACATCCAAGTATCTATCAATTTACAAAACTATCATAAGAAAGAACTGGAATTACGATTATCCAGCCGTTCCACGGTAAAGAGATTAATCGATATCGTTTGGCAGGTTTCCCAATTAGACATTCCTCCTCGCGACGGGGATTGGGTGCGTGTGGTGAATAAGCAGATGGTTTGTGCTGGAAATGTCACTTTGGAAGAGAGTGGCATCACTTCTGGAGATAAATTAGAAATTTTGTAA
- a CDS encoding DUF4176 domain-containing protein: MAENFNSLNIPKGEELLPIGTVVTLEFVEQAVMIYGRKQEQANNDKIWDYVACPYPQGHISNDTNVFFDHSQIREVVHQGLITDGEIAFRRELKKLI, translated from the coding sequence ATGGCTGAGAATTTTAATTCGCTAAACATTCCAAAAGGTGAAGAGTTATTGCCTATTGGAACCGTAGTAACCTTAGAATTTGTAGAACAGGCAGTTATGATTTATGGAAGAAAGCAAGAGCAAGCAAATAACGATAAAATATGGGATTATGTAGCGTGTCCATATCCACAAGGTCATATTTCAAATGATACGAATGTTTTTTTTGATCATAGTCAAATTAGAGAAGTAGTCCATCAAGGGCTTATAACGGATGGTGAAATCGCTTTTCGTAGAGAGTTAAAGAAACTTATTTAA